From a region of the Deltaproteobacteria bacterium genome:
- a CDS encoding acyl-CoA dehydrogenase, with protein sequence MKPFVGVDYYDVDALLSDEAKMIRQSVRDFVEREAQPIIEEHHAREEFPRHLIPRMGELGMFGANIKGYGCAGLSNIAYGLICQEMERCDSGLRSMVSVQGSLAMHGIHAFGSEAQKERWLPQMAAGTAIGCFGLTEPDHGSDPGGMTTRARADGNHFILSGVKRWITNGSIADVAIVWAKTTDGIRGFLVEKGMPGYTTSDIKGKFSLRASITSELVLDDVRVPRDSLLNVTGLKGPFSCLNQARYGIVWGAMGAAMACYHTALDYAQSRTQFDRPLAGFQLVQQKLVHMVTEITKGQLLALRLGQLKDAGTFRPEQVSLAKRNNVGNALDIARLARDILGANGIVNEYPVIRHMMNLETVNTYEGTYDMHTLIIGRDITGHDAVR encoded by the coding sequence ATGAAGCCATTTGTCGGCGTGGACTACTACGACGTGGACGCGCTGCTCAGCGATGAAGCGAAGATGATTCGTCAGAGCGTGCGCGACTTCGTCGAGCGCGAAGCGCAACCGATCATCGAGGAACACCACGCGCGCGAGGAATTTCCGCGCCATCTGATTCCGCGCATGGGCGAGCTCGGGATGTTCGGCGCCAATATCAAGGGCTACGGCTGCGCCGGTCTCAGCAACATCGCGTACGGTTTGATCTGCCAAGAGATGGAACGCTGCGACAGTGGGCTGCGCTCGATGGTGTCGGTGCAAGGTTCGCTCGCCATGCACGGCATCCACGCGTTCGGCTCTGAGGCGCAGAAGGAACGCTGGCTGCCGCAGATGGCCGCCGGCACGGCGATCGGCTGCTTCGGTTTGACCGAGCCCGACCACGGGTCTGATCCGGGCGGCATGACCACGCGCGCGCGCGCCGATGGCAATCACTTCATCCTCTCGGGCGTGAAGCGCTGGATCACCAACGGCAGCATCGCCGACGTCGCCATCGTGTGGGCGAAGACCACCGACGGCATTCGCGGCTTCTTGGTCGAGAAGGGCATGCCCGGCTACACCACGTCCGACATCAAGGGAAAATTTTCGCTGCGTGCCTCGATCACTTCCGAGTTGGTGCTCGACGATGTGCGGGTGCCGCGCGACAGTCTGCTGAACGTCACCGGACTGAAGGGTCCGTTTTCGTGCCTCAACCAGGCGCGCTACGGCATCGTCTGGGGCGCGATGGGTGCGGCCATGGCCTGCTATCACACCGCACTCGACTACGCGCAGTCGCGCACGCAATTCGATCGCCCGCTGGCCGGCTTCCAGTTGGTGCAGCAGAAGCTCGTCCACATGGTGACGGAGATTACCAAGGGCCAACTGCTGGCGCTGCGGCTGGGGCAACTCAAGGACGCCGGAACATTTCGTCCCGAGCAGGTCTCGCTCGCCAAGCGTAACAACGTTGGCAACGCACTCGACATCGCCCGCCTCGCCCGCGATATCCTTGGCGCCAACGGCATCGTCAACGAGTATCCGGTGATCCGCCATATGATGAACCTCGAAACCGTCAATACCTACGAGGGGACCTACGACATGCACACGCTGATCATCGGCCGCGACATCACCGGGCACGACGCGGTGCGATGA
- a CDS encoding right-handed parallel beta-helix repeat-containing protein has translation MKRSLAALMGSLMVGCGGGGSSAPPTPPPPNPLYVRVSGNDTNTGTDPTTALRTISKAALIARDGYTIIVGTGTYREGVTTDRTGNPAQALRFIADESGAQTGDGPGPVVIDAAGSRVGAGFRISKSPGTLIDGFTITHGSDGGIVIKSGSHDLTIEHCTVFNNSGDGIRVQDSRSVLILNNLIYANGGLGLGIVGQGSGSHDVRIFNNTVVDNGTRGITIGNTQAGSPGAMLRNNIVQNNGGDSNIRVYTPPPASVPRSEVGYDEDFDLVFPPTFRPDNLPHGGHVLVTDAQFVNQGGGDYHVSGSSPTIDKGFDLNLPSGELDRLHERTTTRVDADIGPLDLGYHFLPQ, from the coding sequence ATGAAGCGCTCTCTGGCTGCGTTGATGGGCTCGCTGATGGTTGGCTGCGGTGGCGGCGGCAGTAGCGCCCCGCCGACCCCACCACCGCCAAATCCACTTTACGTTCGCGTCAGCGGCAACGACACCAACACCGGCACCGATCCCACCACCGCGCTGCGCACCATTTCGAAAGCCGCACTCATCGCTCGCGACGGCTACACGATCATCGTCGGCACCGGCACCTATCGCGAAGGCGTCACCACCGATCGCACCGGCAACCCGGCACAGGCGCTCAGGTTCATTGCCGACGAGTCGGGCGCCCAGACCGGCGATGGTCCCGGCCCCGTCGTCATCGATGCGGCCGGGTCGCGCGTCGGCGCCGGGTTTCGCATCTCGAAATCGCCGGGGACGTTGATCGACGGCTTCACCATCACGCACGGCAGCGACGGTGGCATCGTCATCAAGAGCGGCAGCCATGATCTGACGATCGAGCACTGTACGGTCTTCAACAACTCCGGCGACGGCATCCGCGTGCAAGACTCGCGGAGTGTGCTGATTCTGAACAACCTCATCTACGCCAACGGCGGGCTCGGCCTCGGGATCGTGGGTCAGGGGTCGGGGTCGCACGACGTGCGCATCTTCAACAACACCGTCGTCGACAACGGCACCCGCGGCATCACCATCGGCAACACGCAGGCCGGGTCGCCCGGCGCCATGTTGCGCAATAACATCGTGCAGAACAATGGCGGCGATTCCAACATCCGCGTCTACACCCCGCCGCCGGCGAGTGTGCCGCGCAGCGAAGTGGGCTACGACGAAGACTTCGACCTGGTGTTTCCGCCAACGTTCCGCCCGGACAACTTGCCGCATGGCGGACATGTCTTGGTCACCGACGCGCAGTTCGTCAACCAAGGCGGCGGCGACTACCACGTCAGCGGATCGAGCCCGACCATCGATAAGGGCTTCGATCTGAATCTTCCGTCCGGCGAACTGGATCGCCTGCACGAGCGCACGACCACTCGGGTCGACGCCGACATCGGTCCGCTCGATCTCGGTTACCACTTCTTGCCGCAATAG
- a CDS encoding PAC2 family protein, protein MDALSFTTRPTLRQPALILAFAGWNDAGQAATAALRYLAEQFDAHPLATIDPDEFYDFTVMRPQVRLIEGIHREVNWTTNEFHFTANAALERDLIFGWGPEPHLKWKTFCVTVLRLARECGAEMVVTLGGFLAEVLYSRPVPVSGFASDPVLLKKLDVTSTRYEGPTGIVGVLGDACRRDGLPHVSLWAALPHYIAAIPNPRGALALLMRLTSFLSIPADLAPLQATAAAFEEKVNEAVADDPKLSAYIRELKKREFAN, encoded by the coding sequence GTGGATGCGTTGAGTTTCACGACTCGGCCGACGTTGCGTCAGCCCGCGCTGATCTTGGCATTCGCGGGTTGGAACGATGCCGGGCAGGCGGCGACCGCTGCGCTCCGCTATCTCGCCGAGCAGTTCGATGCCCACCCGCTCGCCACCATCGATCCCGACGAATTTTACGACTTCACCGTGATGCGGCCGCAGGTGCGTCTGATCGAAGGTATACATCGCGAGGTGAACTGGACCACGAACGAGTTTCACTTCACCGCGAATGCCGCGCTCGAACGGGACCTGATCTTCGGCTGGGGCCCCGAGCCGCACCTCAAATGGAAAACGTTCTGCGTCACGGTGCTGCGCCTCGCCCGCGAGTGCGGTGCCGAAATGGTGGTGACGCTCGGCGGCTTTCTTGCCGAGGTCCTGTACTCGCGCCCGGTGCCGGTGTCGGGCTTCGCCTCCGATCCGGTGCTATTGAAAAAACTCGACGTGACGTCGACCCGATACGAGGGTCCCACTGGAATCGTTGGCGTTCTCGGTGACGCCTGTCGCCGCGACGGACTCCCGCACGTCAGCCTGTGGGCGGCGCTGCCGCATTACATCGCGGCCATACCCAATCCGCGCGGCGCGCTCGCGCTGCTGATGCGGCTCACGTCGTTTCTCAGCATCCCCGCCGATCTCGCCCCACTGCAGGCGACGGCGGCGGCATTCGAAGAAAAAGTGAACGAAGCCGTCGCCGACGATCCCAAACTCTCCGCCTACATCCGTGAACTCAAGAAGCGCGAGTTCGCGAACTGA
- a CDS encoding LysR family transcriptional regulator, which translates to MHIETLRVFCDVVETGSFSAAASQNYITQSAVSQQLRALESRYQCTLLERSRHGAKPTPAGEILYRVSREILEKYQEIEAQLQETGNVVAGNLRVAIVYSVGLHELPPHLKEYMRTYPQVNVHVEYARPNKIYDSVIAGQIDLGIVAYPQKHPQVTNLPWREDRMVLACPPDHAFATLKKVSISKLNGQNFVAYEQDIPTRKATDQLLREHQVTVNLTGEFDNIETIKRAVEIGQGAAIIPLAAIRHELEHGTLKAVQLNEATLLRPVGIIHKKNRHLSPAAVKFIEILHRQDLR; encoded by the coding sequence ATGCACATCGAAACCTTGCGTGTGTTCTGCGACGTCGTGGAGACCGGCAGCTTCTCCGCCGCAGCGTCGCAGAACTACATCACGCAGTCGGCGGTGAGCCAGCAGCTCCGCGCGCTGGAGTCACGCTACCAGTGTACGCTGCTCGAACGCAGCCGCCATGGCGCCAAGCCGACGCCCGCGGGAGAAATTCTGTACCGCGTCAGCCGCGAGATTCTGGAGAAGTACCAAGAGATCGAAGCGCAACTCCAAGAGACCGGGAACGTGGTCGCCGGCAATCTGCGGGTGGCCATCGTCTACAGCGTTGGCCTGCACGAACTGCCGCCGCATCTGAAGGAGTACATGCGCACGTACCCGCAGGTGAACGTCCACGTCGAGTACGCGCGGCCGAACAAGATCTACGACAGCGTGATCGCGGGCCAGATCGACCTTGGCATCGTGGCCTACCCGCAGAAGCATCCGCAGGTCACCAACCTGCCGTGGCGCGAGGACCGGATGGTGCTCGCCTGCCCGCCGGATCACGCTTTCGCTACGCTCAAGAAGGTCAGCATCAGCAAGCTGAACGGGCAAAACTTCGTGGCCTACGAGCAGGACATTCCGACGCGCAAGGCCACCGATCAGCTGCTGCGCGAGCATCAAGTCACGGTGAACCTCACCGGTGAGTTCGACAACATCGAAACCATCAAGCGGGCGGTCGAGATCGGCCAAGGCGCTGCGATCATTCCGCTCGCGGCCATCCGGCACGAACTCGAGCACGGCACGCTCAAAGCGGTGCAGTTGAACGAAGCGACGCTGCTACGGCCGGTCGGCATCATTCACAAGAAGAACCGCCACCTTTCTCCGGCGGCGGTCAAGTTCATCGAAATCCTGCATCGACAAGATTTGCGCTAG